The Magnolia sinica isolate HGM2019 chromosome 9, MsV1, whole genome shotgun sequence sequence GTGCAACCAACTGGAAtggatgcatctctctggtttaaaacgaaaaggcgcgcGCATGTGGTCAATGGTATacattagagctattggcatattCCCCCCACAGGACTagattcacatgccccctgaatggggTCAAGCCCAAGgcgactatcttatatacaagatagttttctttatcaaatccgatgtgggacaaaatctGCAACTCAAAAGCATAAAAACTTTTCAAATATAAAGGGAAAtcgaaaatttgaaaaccaaatttttaatatttattttaaaacaaaatacaacaaaaattAGTTTGTTCTTATTTGgttttgtttgtgtgattgtgTGTACTTTACTTCTGCATTGCTTATTCTACTTTGTCACATGCTTCTGCAGTGCCTTTCCTTCTGCCCAGGTACACCCTTGTCCCGTGTTTAAATATAACATTTCAACGTTCATTTAAGCACATGTGCGGGAACAAAAATTCGGGGAAAAAGTACCAGCGGTAAACCCTACCCACACATACAAATGAGTCcttaataaatagaaaaaaaataaatacatgacGTGATTCTGAATGGACCACTGTATGAAAACTAGACTAAGGAGATTGAATTATCCAAATTCTTCCCGCaaaatgtgggccataccatgacgATCTCCTGGAACGAAAATTGGAGCAATCCACCCATCCATTGATGTTGATGATGTAGCCTAACCGATCGATTGGCCATCCTGGTTTTCGCCCTAGGTGAGCTatatcatgcggcccacctttGTAACGGGTTGGATGTTATATCAAAGTAACATGCTAGCGAGAAAGAAAACATTGCATATCAGTCAGGGTAAGGTCACCAGTTGAATCTCATACTTGCTCATGATTGGAATGGAAGAGCAGATATCAGCACTACTTGAATCTGCAACACTTGCAATTCCTTCTGTTGCTGTTTCCAAACTAGGATCCACTAGGATTGCAATTGTATCGGTCGCTGTTTGGAAACTTGAATCTACAGCAGTTGCATTTGTCTTAGTTTCCGTTGCATTACTTGAATCAGCTACACTTCCACTCCGACCAGATGAAATAAGATGCTGAAACGGATTCGGTGGCATGGGAATTTCTGCTCTCCCTTCCAACATCTTCACCACGTCGCTCATGACCGGTCTTGCCTCAGGCTGGCGTTGGGCACACCACAGAGCCACCATCACCATTTTTTCTGCTCTCTCTCCATCACCGCCGCTAATTCCACAAACACCAAACAGCCCTGCCAATTCTCCATTCTCAAAACCCTTCCAAACCTGCACTGGAAACCACTCCTCATTTTCGCTCGGATCATCACCGGCGTGCCGCCGCCTCCCCACAATCTCAAACAATAAAATACCAAAGCTATACACATCGCATTTATGGGTGATCGGATTCCGGCCCCAGATCTCTGGTGCTGCGTAACCTGGCGTCCCCTTAAATTTGTTGTTGGTTACCAGCGATCGGTTCCTAGTGCATAGCTTCGCCAGCCCGAAATCTGCAACCTTGGGAGTGAAATCTGCGCCGAGGAGAACATTCTCCGGCTTGATATCGTAGTGAATTATCCTTGGATCGCACTCCTCGTGGAGATATGCGATCCCCTTCGCTGTCCCTACTGCGATCTTATGCAAGATGTCCCACCCGATCAGACGGTCCTTGTCGAACAATAATTTGTCGATTGACCCATTGCCCATGTATTCATAAACAAGTGCTATCTTCTCTGGGTTGAAACAGAATCCGTAGAGCTTGACCAGATTgatatggtgggtcctacctaCAGTACCCACTTCCGCCATGAACTGCTCTTCAACCTCTTTCTCCGATTGCCCTTTGATGACCTTAACGGCGATTTGCATCCCGTTCGGAAACTCTCCTTTGTAGACTACTCCATAGCCTCCGGAGCCCAACCTTGTGGTATAATTGtgagtgaaaatctctaattGCTGTGGTGAAAACTGGATGGGCCTCGCTCTTGCCATGTCGCTGAAAAATATATCGATTGCTGCCCTTTGGGCCTGCCGGTCTGGAATTGCCATGAATGTCAATGGTGCAGTTGCAGTGATATAGTTGTCTGTAACAACGGTTAGATCCGGTGATGGGATTTTTCGGACGTTGCTGTTGGATTTCGAAAGATAGCTTGTTAACACCGTCATTCCAGCCCGTTTTAAACAAATGATGATCGTGAGGGCGATCGCAAGCATCACCAGTAAATACAGTATTGCTCCCCCTGTGCATTTACAAACGATAGATTATTGACGCAGGGAAGGGTGGGAGGTCCGCATCGTTTTCATGCTGATAATTGTTCCGaattcacggaacttctctggactctgcccagagaaacctcgaatccatgagaaaaattaaaaaaaaaaaaaatctaagaaattcgaaatacTTTGattcatgataaaaaaaaaaacacgagatTTCACCCCTTTAAATGGGGATACTAAGCTATGCAAGAAGTTTtgggaattaaactacaactaaaactcctagaattcgagACTTACTATATAGTATGTGTCCTGGTTGGCGGAATCATGaggttcccctaattattctaagctcttggATGCAAATCCTAAAGTCCAATGGAtgaaaagttatactcaaactaaaatttactataaatagtaaaaacaaaattagaacATGAATTTGACCATcaacctgatggtatttcgcaaatttggCGTGAGCAACCTGGCGTAGTGGggttgggtagctaaagtagctcaacctacccaaaatcatatatgctaAGTCCGAttgctcattccggtttgcgagatatgttcattttaagttccgacagtttggatcatttctaTCATCGACcagggccttttctgatccatcttggccatgaaactgtccgcgacttGCTCTACATCAATTATATGATCATTTATGGGAAGAAATGGCGTTCTTTTAATCAACCTAGCAATGATGAagatgagttgactcaactcgacttgaagaCTTGTACAAGGttttctcagttttttttttattcttttcaataTTATTTGATAGTTAAAAACTTGCAAATGGTTATAAATAAAGTAGAGTTGTGCCAAGTTCAGTCGAGTTTCATCGATCTTCCGTTGAAATTTTCTGAGTTTATTTTTTAGCGAGTTGATATTTTCTCGAGCGACTGAGACATCACCCGATTGAAGTTTTCTTCGAGTCTTGGTGAAATCttgtcgagttgagtcaacttgATCGAGTAAAATTGGATTTTTGGAGTTTTAAAACCTTAATTTGATTTAGTGGGGCGGGCCCGCCgctatcagatgatcctagcgtTTGGGATGAAAATGGACAATTGTAACCAATGGTCTGTATCTAGAGGTTAGCTAGCTCCTTCTGCAACATCCCAGCCGTTGATCACGTGGGACGCCATGTAGATTATGGACAAACATTCTTGGATCTACCCGGCTGTGtaattttcaggtggaccatacattcATGAAAAACTGGATGGTTTGGCAGGTTGTtgtgcacatatatatatatatatatatatagatatatatatatatatatatatatatatatatatatatatatatatatatgggaaaaggtactatgcgctcgacctcacgataagctcccgtgaggtcgagctgtgtgggccccactgtgatgcgtgtcgaccatcaacaccgtgcatttgatgggtcccctctaaattatgggatatcccaaaaatcagccgtatacggaactcaggtgggccataccatctaaaatcatgtgaagacaccattaaaacatataaaagcacttggtggggcccacctgagtttttaatgctgttgaaacttggtttgaactctcatccaagtgagacacacataatggatgagctggatttgcaaaccacatctcagtgggcccaaaaaactgattatgaacgttttaatggtgcatggcccctccccacatctgtgtgtggtgtggcccacacaagtcacggattgacttgatttttgatactaggcccatgatggaatggtgcatttgactgatggggtagattttcgaaatgcatcacggtggggcccacacaactcgacctcatgggacggactcgtgaggtcgagcgcatagaaccttttccctatagtgatgtgtgtgtgtatatatatatatatatatatatatagagtcctcCTGCCTGATTGTTCTCCAACTGAGATTTTGGTCGAGTGATCTACCGATTATATTATCTGATGCATGGCTTGGGTGTACTGTGCACGTTCCGACCCAGTGCATGCAGGGCTAGTGATGTAGGGTGGGCTGCGGATAATTTCATGACCAATATGGACCAGAAAAGGTCTGATTGgagacagaagtgatccggaccatcggaacTTAAAATGaatgaatctcacaaattcagcgtgGGCAACCCGGCGTCGCCATGTTGGGTGGTTAAAGTACCTCatcctacaccaaaatcatatatggtacgtcgatttctcattccagtttgcgaaaTTAGTCTTTTTTAAGttttgatggtctagatcacctcCGTCTCCAATCGGGCATTTTTTTGGATGAAATTATGATGTAGAGCTGGTTgtagacaatttcatggccaagatggatcagaaaaggctcagttgacgacagaagtgatctagactgtcgaaacttaaaacggacgtatctcgtAAATCAGAATGAGCTATCGGAcataccgtatatgattttggggtaggacgagctactttagccacccaaccccacttCGCTGgtttgcccacgccgaatttgagGAATACTATCAGATTCACATTCGAAGTCcagttttaatttcttttttactatttatagttagatTTTGACCTAGTAACCTACCGATTGCACTATCTGATACATGGCTTGGATGCTcacttggacggttaggatcatctgatgggtGAGACTTTTGGGGTATCCTTGAATCTACTTATGA is a genomic window containing:
- the LOC131256726 gene encoding rust resistance kinase Lr10-like; translated protein: MSINVFPSRRNFMSDNGFSDLGGSFDDTAKSMFENWSKSVDKMIGGAILYLLVMLAIALTIIICLKRAGMTVLTSYLSKSNSNVRKIPSPDLTVVTDNYITATAPLTFMAIPDRQAQRAAIDIFFSDMARARPIQFSPQQLEIFTHNYTTRLGSGGYGVVYKGEFPNGMQIAVKVIKGQSEKEVEEQFMAEVGTVGRTHHINLVKLYGFCFNPEKIALVYEYMGNGSIDKLLFDKDRLIGWDILHKIAVGTAKGIAYLHEECDPRIIHYDIKPENVLLGADFTPKVADFGLAKLCTRNRSLVTNNKFKGTPGYAAPEIWGRNPITHKCDVYSFGILLFEIVGRRRHAGDDPSENEEWFPVQVWKGFENGELAGLFGVCGISGGDGERAEKMVMVALWCAQRQPEARPVMSDVVKMLEGRAEIPMPPNPFQHLISSGRSGSVADSSNATETKTNATAVDSSFQTATDTIAILVDPSLETATEGIASVADSSSADICSSIPIMSKYEIQLVTLP